In Pungitius pungitius chromosome 2, fPunPun2.1, whole genome shotgun sequence, a single window of DNA contains:
- the usp44 gene encoding ubiquitin carboxyl-terminal hydrolase 44 produces the protein MDRCKHVGRLRLAPDHSILNPQKWHCVDCNTSESIWACLGCAHVACGRYIEEHALQHFQQQRHPLAMEVNELYVFCYLCDDYVLNDNATGDLKLLRSTLSAIQSQRYEVTTRSGRTLRSASAAPDAPVPSGARELQLRDEDRMFTALWHRRRTLMGRVFRLWFALTDCGKQREEEERRREEEEEQKREARERRQALKRQLQEEMENAPLRKSRRLRRRSKREAPPALTAASQRTRNRTKPPVAPPLARRPRTRSPAAAPPRRSVRPKKAQPAPKPRTRSAAASKPRRKTPSAAPCSARTPVPRKQGAKQSGSPFKRRPTVTPGVTGLRNLGNTCYMNSILQVLSHLHVFRECFLRLDLTQALELLASAVQGQLAASPRESQSPPTQRRGFQASRGSGAGLSGGASRTRSMELIQPKEPSSKHISLCHELHTLFQVMWSGKWALVSPFAMLHSVWQLIPAFRGYAQQDAQEFLCELLDKVQRELESTGKHTTTGGVPQKRLIKQVLSVVNTIFHGQLLSQVTCLACDHRSNTVEPFWDLSLEFPERYHSNSRESAAQASCHLTEMLAKFTETEALEGNIYACEQCNSARRRSSSKPGLLTEAQKRLMVHKLPQVLRLHLKRFRWSGRNHREKIGVHVRFDQLLDIEPYCCREPSPKAAPCSAPSSPASPVSPRPKHFLYDLSAVVMHHGKGFGSGHYTSYCYNTEGGFWVHCNDSKLNVCSVEEVCRAQAYILFYTQRVTQDKDRPL, from the exons ATGGACAGGTGTAAGCATGTGGGGCGGTTGCGGCTGGCCCCGGACCACTCCATCCTCAACCCCCAGAAGTGGCACTGTGTCGACTGCAACACCAGCGAGTCCATATGGGCCTGCCTGGGCTGCGCCCACGTGGCCTGCGGGCGCTACATCGAGGAACACGCCCTGCAGCACTTCCAGCAGCAGCGCCACCCGCTGGCGATGGAGGTCAACGAGCTCTACGTGTTTTGCTACCTGTGCGACGACTACGTCCTGAACGACAACGCCACCGGAGACCTGAAGCTGCTGCGCAGCACGCTCAGCGCCATCCAGAGCCAGCGCTATGAGGTCACCACGCGCAGCGGACGCACCCTGCGCTCCGCCAGCGCCGCCCCCGACGCCCCGGTGCCGTCCGGCGCCCGCGAGCTGCAGCTGAGGGACGAGGACAGGATGTTCACGGCGCTCTGGCACCGCCGCAGGACGCTCATGGGACGCGTCTTCCGCCTGTGGTTTGCGCTGACCGATTGCGGaaagcagagggaggaagaagagcggaggagggaggaggaggaggagcagaagagggaGGCGCGGGAGAGGAGGCAGGCTCTGAAgaggcagctgcaggaggagatggagaacgCCCCTCTCAGGAAGAGCCGCCGTTTACGCCGGAGGAGCAAGCGAGAGGCACCGCCGGCGCTCACGGCGGCGTCTCAGAGGACGCGCAACCGGACAAAACCCCCCGTGGCTCCTCCCCTCGCCCGCAGGCCGAGGACCCGCAGCCCCGCCGCCGCTCCCCCGAGGAGGAGCGTGAGACCGAAAAAGGCCCAACCCGCTCCCAAACCCCGCACACGTTCCGCCGCCGCCAGCAAACCGAGGCGCAAAACGCCCTCGGCGGCCCCCTGTTCCGCCCGAACCCCCGTCCCCCGCAAGCAGGGCGCCAAACAGAGCGGCTCGCCCTTCAAGCGGCGTCCCACTGTCACTCCTGGGGTGACGGGCCTGAGGAACTTGGGCAACACGTGCTACATGAACTCGATCCTGCAGGTGCTGAGCCACCTGCACGTCTTCCGGGAGTGCTTCCTGCGCCTGGACCTGACGCAGGCGCTGGAGCTGCTGGCGTCCGCCGTCCAAGGCCAACTGGCGGCGAGTCCCCGGGAGTCCCAGTCCCCCCCGACCCAAAGGCGGGGCTTCCAGGCCAGTCGGGGTTCCGGGGCGGGGCTGAGCGGCGGCGCCTCCCGGACCCGCAGCATGGAGCTGATACAACCCAAAGAGCCCAGCTCCAAGCACATCTCCCTCTGCCACGAGCTGCACACCTTGTTCCAGGTGATGTGGTCGGGCAAGTGGGCGCTGGTGTCGCCCTTCGCCATGCTCCACTCGGTGTGGCAGCTGATCCCGGCGTTCCGGGGCTACGCCCAGCAGGACGCGCAGGAGTTCCTGTGCGAGCTGCTGGACAAAGTGCAGCGCGAGCTGGAGAGCACCGGCAAGCACACGACCACCGGGGGGGTCCCGCAGAAACGGCTCATCAAGCAGGTGCTCAGCGTGGTCAACACCATCTTCCACGGCCAGCTCCTCAGCCAG gtgacgTGCCTGGCCTGCGACCATCGCTCCAACACCGTGGAGCCCTTTTGGGACCTGTCCCTGGAGTTCCCCGAGCGTTACCACAGCAACAGCCGCGAGTCGGCCGCTCAGGCCTCGTGTCACCTGACGGAGATGCTGGCCAAGTTCACGGAGACCGAAGCGCTGGAGGGGAACATCTACGCCTGCGAGCAGTGCAACT CTGCTCGCCGGCGGTCCTCCTCCAAACCGGGCCTCCTGACCGAGGCGCAGAAACGGCTCATGGTGCACAAACTGCCTCAGGTCCTGCGGCTTCACCTCAAGCGCTTCAG GTGGTCCGGGCGGAACCACCGGGAGAAGATCGGCGTCCACGTCCGCTTCGACCAGCTCCTCGACATCGAGCCGTACTGCTGCCGCGAGCCCTCGCCCAAAGCGGCGCCCTGCTCCGCCCCCAGCAGCCCCGCCTCCCCGGTCTCGCCGCGCCCAAAGCACTTCCTGTACGACCTCTCCGCCGTGGTGATGCACCACGGGAAGGGCTTCGGCTCCGGCCACTACACCTCCTACTGCTACAACACAGAGGGAG GCTTCTGGGTTCACTGTAACGACTCGAAGCTGAACGTGTGCTCGGTGGAGGAGGTGTGCCGCGCTCAGGCCTACATCCTGTTCTACACGCAGCGGGTCACTCAGGACAAAGACCGGCCGCTATAG